The following proteins are encoded in a genomic region of Montipora foliosa isolate CH-2021 chromosome 8, ASM3666993v2, whole genome shotgun sequence:
- the LOC137967586 gene encoding homeobox protein Dlx6a-like translates to MNLSYQSEYFEPPAPCKSAFMELPSTPGTHSYPSYNSVPSNYNPYTAAMRYYHHSSTSQDYSLACNARNSFPMPPVLNHHPLSHHPYLSPSLQAFGAPHDSPHDDLKGSCDEPRLNGKGKKIRKPRTIYSSFQLRELTKRFQKTQYLALPERAELAALLGLTQTQVKIWFQNRRSKFKKNVKANEDSNSCEDAIKGESSSGPSNESTNGAWESSESTSTASHDPETPSFPSLGNNKPAISTPQWCRIPSHGIKSPFITERCQRM, encoded by the exons ATGAATCTTAGCTACCAATCCGAGTACTTTGAACCTCCAGCTCCGTGCAAGTCGGCCTTCATGGAGTTGCCTTCAACGCCAGGAACGCACAGTTATCCTAGCTACAATTCAGTTCCTTCAAATTACAATCCATACACCGCGGCGATGCGGTACTATCATCACTCCTCGACAAGCCAAGATTACTCCCTCGCATGCAACGCCAGAAATTCCTTTCCAATGCCACCAGTTTTGAATCATCATCCGCTCTCGCATCATCCATATTTATCGCCATCTTTGCAGGCTTTTGGAGCTCCGCACGATTCGCCTCATGACG ATTTGAAAGGGTCTTGTGACGAGCCGAGGctgaacggaaaaggaaaaaagatacGAAAGCCGCGAACAATCTATTCAAGCTTTCAGCTTCGGGAACTGACTAAGCGTTTTCAGAAGACTCAGTACCTAGCGCTTCCTGAACGCGCAGAGTTAGCCGCACTTCTTGGCTTGACACAGACCCAGGTCAAAATTTGGTTTCAAAATAGGAGATCAAAGTTTAAGAAGAACGTGAAAGCAAACGAAGATAGCAACTCATGCGAGGACGCCATCAAGGGAGAAAGCTCATCGGGACCGTCAAATGAATCTACGAATGGAGCGTGGGAATCTTCCGAGTCCACCTCGACAGCAAGCCATGATCCAGAGACGCCTAGCTTTCCATCCTTGGGAAACAACAAGCCTGCTATTTCCACACCGCAGTGGTGCAGGATTCCAAGTCATGGAATCAAATCTCCATTCATCACAGAACGATGTCAAAGAATGTAG